Proteins encoded within one genomic window of Conchiformibius steedae:
- a CDS encoding zinc-finger domain-containing protein, translating into MSAQNPVVRITPHQLPLHCTGPQEQPWNGHPRVFLPIESHSQYTCPYCGTIYHLDGEAHAHH; encoded by the coding sequence ATGTCTGCCCAAAATCCCGTTGTCCGCATTACCCCACACCAGCTACCCCTGCACTGCACTGGTCCGCAAGAGCAGCCGTGGAACGGACATCCGCGCGTTTTTCTGCCGATTGAATCGCACAGCCAATACACTTGCCCCTACTGTGGCACTATTTACCATCTGGACGGCGAAGCCCACGCCCACCACTAA
- the trpB gene encoding tryptophan synthase subunit beta, whose amino-acid sequence MTAYQAPDPKGFFGEHGGVYVAETLIPALRELAQAYADAKQDPEFWQTFHHDLAHYVGRPSPVYHAERLSAHLGGAQIWLKREDLNHTGAHKVNNTIGQALLAKRMGKRRVIAETGAGQHGVATATVAARFGMECHVYMGADDIQRQAPNVFRMKLLGANVIGVDSGSRTLKDAMNEAMREWVARVDDTFYIIGTAAGPAPYPEMVRDFQCVIGNEAKEQMQAAIGRQPDVAVACVGGGSNAIGLFYPYLAENVRLIGVEAGGRGVSTPDHAAPITSGAPVGVLHGFRSYLMQDTHGQVLGTHSVSAGLDYPGIGPEHSHLHDIRRVEYTAANDDAALEAFDLLCRYEGIIPALESSHALAWAVEHAPKMDKNQVVLVNLSGRGDKDINTVAKLKGIDL is encoded by the coding sequence ATGACTGCTTACCAAGCACCCGACCCGAAAGGATTTTTCGGCGAACACGGCGGCGTTTACGTTGCCGAAACCCTGATTCCCGCCTTGCGCGAACTGGCACAAGCCTATGCCGATGCCAAACAAGACCCTGAATTCTGGCAAACATTTCATCACGATTTGGCGCACTATGTCGGTCGTCCCAGCCCCGTTTACCATGCCGAACGCTTATCGGCGCATTTGGGTGGCGCACAAATTTGGCTCAAACGCGAAGATTTGAACCACACGGGCGCACACAAAGTCAATAACACCATCGGGCAGGCCTTGCTTGCCAAACGCATGGGCAAACGCCGTGTGATTGCCGAAACGGGCGCAGGTCAGCACGGCGTGGCAACGGCGACCGTGGCGGCGCGTTTCGGCATGGAATGCCATGTCTATATGGGCGCAGACGACATTCAACGCCAAGCCCCCAATGTGTTCCGCATGAAGCTGTTGGGCGCGAATGTGATTGGCGTGGACAGCGGCAGCCGCACTTTAAAAGACGCCATGAACGAAGCCATGCGCGAATGGGTGGCGCGGGTGGACGACACCTTTTACATTATCGGCACGGCGGCAGGTCCTGCGCCTTACCCCGAAATGGTGCGCGATTTTCAATGCGTCATCGGCAACGAAGCCAAAGAACAAATGCAGGCAGCCATCGGCAGACAGCCTGATGTGGCGGTGGCGTGTGTGGGCGGCGGCTCGAATGCCATCGGCTTGTTTTATCCCTATTTGGCGGAAAACGTGCGTTTAATCGGCGTGGAAGCAGGCGGACGCGGCGTGAGCACCCCCGACCATGCCGCACCGATTACATCGGGCGCACCCGTGGGCGTATTGCACGGCTTCCGCAGCTATCTGATGCAGGATACGCATGGTCAGGTATTGGGTACGCATTCGGTATCGGCAGGTTTGGATTATCCGGGCATCGGTCCGGAACACAGCCACCTACACGACATCCGCCGCGTGGAATATACTGCTGCCAACGACGATGCCGCTTTAGAAGCCTTTGATTTATTGTGCCGTTACGAAGGCATTATTCCCGCTTTGGAAAGCTCGCACGCCTTGGCGTGGGCAGTGGAACACGCCCCGAAAATGGATAAAAACCAAGTGGTTTTGGTCAACCTGTCGGGGCGCGGCGATAAGGACATCAATACCGTTGCCAAATTAAAAGGCATTGATTTATAG
- a CDS encoding hypoxanthine-guanine phosphoribosyltransferase has product MMNPDLSARRQEAVSLLAHADEIHSPAVCQAAIERMAADLRRDLGGHYPLVLPIMGGAVVFAGKLLPLLDFPLDFDYIHITRYGDKLEGGAFQWLRRPQNIEGRDVLILDDILDEGHTLHAVREHVLAAGAKSCRTAVFADKAIGRAKPVQADYVGVSVPNRYVFGYGMDAQGMWRNLDAVYAIKNK; this is encoded by the coding sequence ATGATGAACCCCGATTTATCCGCCCGCCGTCAGGAAGCCGTATCACTGCTGGCACACGCAGACGAAATCCACAGCCCTGCCGTGTGTCAAGCGGCAATTGAACGCATGGCGGCAGATTTGCGCCGCGATTTGGGCGGACATTATCCTTTGGTGCTGCCGATTATGGGCGGCGCGGTGGTGTTTGCAGGCAAGCTGTTACCATTATTGGATTTTCCGCTGGATTTTGACTATATCCACATTACCCGCTATGGCGACAAGCTGGAAGGCGGGGCGTTTCAGTGGCTGCGCCGCCCCCAAAACATTGAAGGGCGCGATGTTTTGATTTTAGATGATATTTTAGACGAAGGGCATACCCTGCACGCCGTGCGCGAACACGTTTTGGCAGCAGGCGCGAAATCCTGCCGCACCGCCGTGTTTGCCGATAAAGCCATCGGACGTGCCAAACCTGTTCAAGCGGATTATGTGGGCGTGAGCGTGCCCAACCGCTATGTGTTCGGCTACGGCATGGACGCACAAGGCATGTGGCGCAATCTTGACGCGGTGTATGCCATAAAAAATAAATAA
- a CDS encoding UDP-glucose:protein N-beta-glucosyltransferase, protein MSDTPKPSLPRLQQYIAQGDHENACAELLSILTRLDSQFGHIHDIEFTVPDQLNNPNLGNDYHISFCTQMADAVTRLFTDPTLTISDSGCVRFLTLQRWLGMIFASSPYINADHILQTYNRNPEPQHPLDIQLENNRYALIKFAILYLPESNVQISLDALWQLDPAICISLCFALQSPRFLGTPAAFGKRHAILQWLPEKLAQLENLNGLPSGIAHDVYMHCSYDIDENKHAVKKALNQVIRRHLLALGWQDRDTAAAPVTRNGKPVMLVVLEHFNSSHSIYRTHSTSIRAAREHFHIIGIGSERVDEAGRAVFDEFYTAQGDSILERMQHIRMICEENPPAVLYMPSIGMDLLTIFLSNTRLAPVQAVALGHPATTHSEFIDYVVVEDDYVGSETCFSETLLRLPKDALPYVPSADAPEEVEFHLNGGPTTVHIGVAATTMKLNPYFLEACRAIRDRAKVKVHFHFALGQSNGITHPYVVRFIRSYLGSNATAYPHLPYMHYLSILRGCDLMLNPFPFGNTNGIIDMVTLGLVGVCKTGNEVHEHIDQGLFARLGLPEWLVTQSADEYVECALRLIENHEERLNLRQHIIENDSLQTLFSGNPAPFGEVMRELADQYLQAEATQAAVETQDSVQEAAETPSGESPAAEAAPAVKQTAAPKTVANKKKRRGKKSR, encoded by the coding sequence ATGTCCGACACCCCCAAGCCCAGCCTGCCCCGTTTGCAACAGTACATCGCCCAAGGCGACCACGAAAACGCCTGCGCCGAATTACTGTCCATCCTTACCCGTCTTGACAGCCAATTCGGGCATATTCACGACATAGAATTTACCGTTCCCGACCAATTAAACAACCCCAATTTAGGCAACGACTACCACATCAGCTTCTGCACCCAAATGGCAGATGCCGTTACCCGCCTGTTTACCGACCCCACACTCACCATTTCCGACAGCGGCTGTGTGCGTTTTCTTACCCTGCAACGCTGGTTGGGCATGATTTTCGCCTCATCGCCCTATATCAATGCAGACCACATCCTGCAAACCTACAACCGCAATCCCGAACCCCAGCACCCGCTGGACATCCAATTAGAAAACAACCGTTATGCCCTGATTAAATTTGCCATTCTGTACCTGCCCGAATCCAATGTACAGATAAGTTTGGACGCGTTGTGGCAACTGGACCCCGCCATCTGCATTTCGCTGTGTTTTGCCTTACAGTCGCCGCGTTTTCTCGGCACACCTGCCGCGTTTGGCAAACGCCACGCCATTTTGCAATGGCTGCCCGAAAAGCTGGCACAGCTGGAAAACCTGAACGGCCTGCCCTCCGGCATTGCCCACGACGTGTATATGCACTGCAGCTACGATATTGACGAAAACAAACACGCCGTTAAAAAAGCCTTAAATCAGGTAATCCGCCGTCATCTGCTGGCATTGGGTTGGCAAGACCGCGACACGGCTGCTGCGCCCGTCACCCGCAACGGCAAACCCGTGATGTTGGTAGTTTTGGAACATTTCAACTCTTCCCATTCCATTTACCGCACCCATTCCACTTCCATCCGCGCCGCGCGTGAACATTTCCATATTATCGGCATCGGCAGCGAGCGTGTAGATGAAGCGGGACGCGCCGTATTTGACGAGTTTTATACCGCACAGGGCGACAGCATTTTAGAAAGAATGCAGCACATCCGCATGATTTGCGAAGAAAATCCCCCCGCCGTGCTGTATATGCCCAGCATCGGCATGGATTTGCTCACCATCTTCCTGTCCAACACCCGTCTTGCCCCCGTACAAGCCGTTGCCCTCGGACACCCCGCCACCACCCATTCCGAATTTATTGATTATGTGGTGGTGGAAGACGACTATGTCGGCAGCGAAACCTGCTTCAGCGAAACCCTGCTGCGCCTGCCGAAAGATGCCCTGCCCTATGTGCCTTCTGCCGATGCCCCTGAAGAAGTGGAGTTTCACCTGAACGGCGGTCCAACTACCGTACACATCGGCGTGGCTGCCACCACCATGAAATTAAACCCGTACTTTTTAGAAGCCTGCCGTGCCATCCGCGACCGTGCCAAAGTAAAAGTACATTTCCACTTTGCCTTGGGACAATCCAACGGCATTACCCACCCCTATGTGGTGCGTTTTATCCGCAGCTACTTGGGCAGCAACGCCACCGCTTATCCGCATCTGCCCTATATGCATTATTTAAGCATTTTGCGCGGCTGCGACCTGATGCTCAATCCCTTCCCCTTTGGCAACACCAACGGCATTATCGATATGGTAACCTTGGGTTTGGTGGGCGTGTGCAAAACCGGCAACGAAGTACACGAACACATTGACCAAGGCTTGTTTGCCCGTTTGGGCTTACCCGAATGGCTGGTAACACAAAGCGCGGACGAATATGTGGAATGCGCCCTGCGCCTGATTGAAAACCACGAAGAACGTTTGAACCTGCGCCAGCACATTATTGAAAACGACAGCCTGCAAACCCTGTTTAGCGGCAATCCTGCCCCGTTTGGCGAAGTGATGCGCGAATTGGCGGATCAATACTTGCAAGCGGAAGCCACACAAGCCGCTGTAGAAACGCAAGATTCGGTTCAAGAAGCAGCCGAAACGCCGTCTGGCGAAAGCCCTGCTGCTGAAGCCGCCCCTGCCGTCAAACAAACGGCTGCACCCAAAACGGTTGCCAACAAGAAAAAACGGCGCGGTAAAAAATCCCGCTAA
- a CDS encoding glutathione S-transferase family protein yields MKLYYAPGTCALACWIALEWAGADYEAVRADYASEEYKRINPLAAVPALDIGSGRAISQAAAILQYIADKYPDANIGSSEGLENALLLNEVLLFLASDLHPAFWPFFFPQRYTTATDEAALTAAKEAAYPRIDRAMLHIEQRLQKGNGYLYDNRRSIADAYAFVMMRWTEYLPKTWRDYPHIAAFMERMQEDAAVQKVLAEQGQ; encoded by the coding sequence ATGAAACTGTATTATGCCCCCGGTACTTGCGCTTTGGCGTGTTGGATTGCTTTGGAATGGGCGGGCGCGGATTACGAAGCCGTCCGTGCCGATTATGCGTCTGAAGAATACAAACGCATCAATCCCTTGGCAGCCGTTCCCGCGCTGGACATCGGCAGCGGACGCGCCATCAGCCAAGCTGCCGCCATTTTGCAATACATTGCCGACAAATACCCTGATGCCAACATCGGCAGCAGCGAAGGTTTGGAAAATGCTTTGTTGTTAAACGAAGTATTGCTGTTTCTCGCCAGCGATTTGCATCCTGCGTTTTGGCCGTTTTTCTTTCCGCAACGCTACACCACCGCCACAGACGAAGCCGCATTAACTGCTGCCAAAGAAGCCGCTTATCCGCGCATTGACCGTGCCATGCTGCATATTGAACAGCGTTTGCAAAAAGGCAACGGCTATTTGTACGACAACCGCCGCAGCATTGCCGATGCCTATGCCTTTGTGATGATGCGTTGGACAGAATACCTGCCCAAAACTTGGCGCGACTATCCGCATATTGCTGCGTTTATGGAACGCATGCAGGAAGATGCTGCCGTGCAGAAAGTGTTGGCGGAACAAGGACAATAA
- a CDS encoding pirin family protein: MSVDKIIARTKDVGGIPVARLLPQSKRRTIGAWCFLDHAGPADFAVDEDGMQVGAHPHTNLQTFTWMLAGEVWHQDSLGYRQLIRPKQVNLMTAGTGDHHGISHTEQTPEGVKALHAVQLWIALPTAQDIPPSFHHYPELPEWSENGVDYILTTGSYGGRTAPTLQYSPLVGVDIRVNQAQTLEIPARAAWEYGLLVLAGSVRGEDGQSYGADELAAFTDCGDAERTIRVHAEAGTHLLLLGGEPLPQPVVMWWNFVADSREALRRAVADWNSGHPRFGNIDLSGTALQRLPAPEMP, encoded by the coding sequence ATGAGTGTTGATAAAATCATTGCCCGTACCAAAGACGTGGGCGGAATTCCCGTTGCCCGTTTGCTGCCGCAATCCAAACGGCGTACTATCGGCGCATGGTGTTTTCTTGACCATGCTGGTCCTGCCGATTTTGCTGTAGATGAAGACGGTATGCAGGTGGGCGCACACCCGCACACCAATCTGCAAACTTTTACTTGGATGCTGGCAGGCGAAGTGTGGCATCAGGACAGCTTGGGCTACCGTCAGTTGATTCGTCCCAAGCAGGTAAATTTGATGACGGCAGGCACAGGCGACCATCACGGCATCAGCCACACCGAACAAACCCCCGAAGGCGTTAAAGCCCTGCACGCCGTGCAATTGTGGATTGCCCTGCCGACTGCACAGGACATTCCCCCGTCTTTCCATCATTATCCCGAATTGCCCGAATGGTCGGAAAACGGCGTGGATTATATTTTGACCACCGGCAGTTATGGCGGACGTACTGCGCCCACTTTGCAATACAGCCCGCTGGTGGGCGTGGATATTCGCGTCAATCAGGCGCAAACGCTGGAAATCCCTGCCCGTGCGGCTTGGGAATACGGTTTGCTGGTGTTGGCGGGCAGCGTGCGTGGCGAAGACGGACAAAGTTACGGCGCGGACGAACTGGCAGCGTTTACCGATTGCGGCGATGCCGAGCGCACCATTCGCGTTCATGCCGAAGCAGGCACGCATTTGTTGCTGTTGGGTGGCGAACCGCTGCCGCAACCTGTGGTGATGTGGTGGAATTTTGTTGCCGACAGCCGCGAAGCCCTGCGCCGCGCCGTAGCCGATTGGAACAGCGGACACCCGCGTTTTGGCAATATTGATTTGTCGGGAACTGCATTGCAGCGTTTGCCTGCACCCGAAATGCCTTGA
- a CDS encoding NADPH-dependent FMN reductase, with translation MSKIALVVGSLSRQSINRVVAQHLAAQAPAGVSVVEVEIGDLPLYTQDLDKETVPAYERVRAQLRDAAAVLLVSPEHNRSVPAALKNLLDIGTRPQGQSVWSGKKVAVVTASPGAYGGINAGVHLRQILQAMGANVLVAPEVYLSRANAQSPEDERTAAFLNKFAAAFYAWAQE, from the coding sequence ATGAGTAAAATTGCTTTGGTTGTCGGCAGCTTGAGTCGTCAATCAATCAACCGCGTGGTGGCGCAACACCTCGCCGCGCAAGCCCCTGCAGGCGTGTCGGTGGTGGAAGTGGAAATCGGCGATTTGCCTTTGTACACACAGGATTTGGATAAAGAAACCGTGCCTGCTTACGAGCGTGTTCGCGCCCAATTGCGTGATGCCGCTGCGGTTTTGCTGGTTAGCCCCGAACACAACCGCAGCGTACCCGCAGCGCTTAAAAACCTGTTGGACATTGGCACGCGCCCACAGGGACAAAGCGTGTGGTCAGGCAAAAAAGTGGCGGTGGTAACGGCTTCACCGGGGGCGTACGGCGGCATCAATGCGGGTGTACATCTGCGCCAGATTTTGCAAGCCATGGGCGCAAACGTGCTGGTTGCCCCCGAAGTGTATTTGAGCCGTGCCAACGCACAATCGCCTGAAGACGAGCGCACCGCCGCGTTTTTAAACAAATTTGCCGCTGCGTTTTACGCATGGGCGCAGGAGTAA
- the ilvC gene encoding ketol-acid reductoisomerase, whose amino-acid sequence MQVYYDKDADLSLIQGKTVAIIGYGSQGHAHAANLKDSGVNVIVGLRQGASWNKAQAAGFDVRSVADATKAADVVMILLPDETAPAVYNAEIHDNLKSGAVLAFAHGFNVHYNQIVPKKDVDVIMVAPKGPGHTVRSEFLKGGGVPSLIAVYQDQSGKARDVALSYAAANGGTKGGVIETNFREETETDLFGEQAVLCGGAVELVKCGFETLVEAGYAPEMAYFECLHELKLIVDLMYEGGIANMNYSISNNAEYGEYVTGPEVITPATKEAMKKALYRIQSGEYAKMFITEGATNYASMTARRRLNADHQIEKVGAQLRAMMPWIAKNKLVDTDKN is encoded by the coding sequence ATGCAAGTGTATTACGATAAAGACGCCGATTTGTCGCTGATTCAGGGCAAAACCGTTGCCATTATCGGCTACGGTTCGCAAGGTCATGCCCACGCCGCCAATCTGAAAGATTCGGGCGTAAACGTGATTGTGGGTCTGCGCCAAGGCGCGTCTTGGAACAAGGCGCAAGCTGCGGGTTTTGACGTACGCAGTGTGGCTGATGCCACCAAAGCGGCTGATGTGGTCATGATTTTGTTGCCCGATGAAACTGCGCCTGCCGTGTACAACGCCGAAATTCACGACAACCTGAAATCGGGTGCGGTGCTGGCGTTTGCTCACGGTTTTAATGTGCATTACAACCAAATCGTGCCGAAAAAAGACGTTGATGTGATTATGGTTGCGCCCAAAGGTCCGGGGCATACCGTACGCAGCGAGTTTTTGAAAGGCGGCGGCGTGCCGTCGCTGATTGCGGTTTACCAAGACCAAAGCGGTAAAGCCCGCGATGTGGCGCTGTCTTATGCGGCTGCCAACGGCGGCACCAAAGGCGGTGTGATTGAAACCAATTTCCGTGAAGAAACCGAAACCGACCTGTTCGGCGAACAAGCCGTATTGTGCGGCGGCGCGGTGGAATTGGTGAAATGCGGTTTTGAAACACTGGTAGAAGCGGGTTACGCGCCCGAAATGGCGTATTTTGAATGCCTGCACGAGCTGAAGCTGATTGTGGATTTGATGTATGAAGGCGGTATTGCCAACATGAACTACTCCATTTCCAACAATGCGGAATACGGCGAATACGTTACCGGTCCTGAAGTCATCACTCCCGCCACCAAAGAGGCGATGAAAAAAGCCCTGTACCGCATTCAAAGCGGCGAGTACGCCAAAATGTTCATCACTGAAGGCGCGACCAATTACGCCAGCATGACCGCCCGCCGCCGTTTGAACGCCGACCACCAAATTGAAAAAGTGGGCGCACAGCTGCGCGCAATGATGCCGTGGATTGCCAAAAACAAATTGGTGGACACCGACAAAAACTAA
- a CDS encoding SIMPL domain-containing protein (The SIMPL domain is named for its presence in mouse protein SIMPL (signalling molecule that associates with mouse pelle-like kinase). Bacterial member BP26, from Brucella, was shown to assemble into a channel-like structure, while YggE from E. coli has been associated with resistance to oxidative stress.), producing MFYNKKICRLTAVLPVTLLALPAAAADNETLHYNLVNFRESVSVTVANDTLNVSFNISEKAKNRQQAAQVVTRRLNALLARIKANRAFESETTNRQSYPEYDDKQRVNGWRDSVEVQVRSQDFAALMRLIADSEQDAAVTRMYYSVSPQKRAAAVEEATEKVLQTFQQRAQGFSRSLGFSGYKIVRLDLNSSFTNVAEEGVSYARAPLPMAMPVTMQAKSAANAMDNNPGKQQIHQSINASVQMY from the coding sequence ATGTTCTACAATAAAAAAATCTGCCGTTTGACAGCAGTATTGCCTGTAACACTTCTTGCCCTGCCCGCAGCAGCAGCCGATAACGAAACTTTACATTACAATCTGGTTAATTTCCGCGAAAGCGTCAGCGTTACCGTTGCCAACGATACTTTAAATGTCAGCTTTAACATCAGCGAAAAAGCCAAAAACCGCCAACAAGCAGCGCAAGTGGTGACGCGCCGTTTAAATGCGCTGCTGGCGCGTATCAAAGCCAACCGCGCTTTTGAATCGGAAACCACCAACCGCCAAAGCTATCCCGAATACGATGATAAACAACGGGTAAACGGCTGGCGCGACAGCGTAGAAGTGCAGGTCAGAAGCCAAGATTTTGCCGCGTTGATGCGCCTGATTGCCGACAGCGAACAAGATGCGGCGGTAACGCGGATGTATTACAGCGTGTCGCCGCAAAAACGCGCGGCGGCGGTGGAAGAAGCCACCGAAAAAGTTTTGCAGACTTTTCAACAGCGGGCGCAGGGTTTCAGTCGTTCATTGGGATTTAGCGGATATAAAATAGTGCGTTTGGATTTAAACAGTTCGTTTACAAACGTTGCCGAAGAAGGCGTTTCTTACGCCCGTGCGCCATTGCCGATGGCTATGCCGGTAACCATGCAAGCAAAATCGGCTGCCAATGCGATGGACAACAACCCCGGTAAACAGCAAATCCACCAAAGTATCAATGCTTCGGTGCAAATGTATTGA
- a CDS encoding epoxyqueuosine reductase QueH, which translates to MTAPLVTPIERPVLEAPNGAKKVLLHSCCAPCSGEVMEAMLASGIEYTVFFYNPNIHPLKEYEIRKHENIAFAEKHGVPFIDADYDVDNWFARAKGMEHEPERGIRCTMCFDMRFERTALYAYENGFPVITSSLGISRWKNMNQINDCGVRAAAKYPGITYWEYNWRKGGGSARMIEISKREHFYQQEYCGCAYSLRDSNAHRRSQGREPIRIGEKYYGDDTQES; encoded by the coding sequence ATGACCGCACCCCTCGTTACCCCCATTGAACGCCCCGTATTGGAAGCCCCCAACGGTGCGAAAAAAGTGCTGCTGCATTCCTGCTGCGCCCCCTGTTCGGGCGAAGTGATGGAAGCCATGCTGGCATCGGGCATTGAATACACCGTATTTTTTTACAACCCCAATATTCACCCGCTCAAAGAATACGAAATCCGCAAACACGAAAACATCGCCTTTGCCGAAAAACACGGCGTACCGTTTATTGATGCCGATTACGACGTAGATAACTGGTTTGCCCGCGCCAAAGGCATGGAACACGAACCCGAACGCGGCATTCGCTGCACCATGTGTTTTGATATGCGTTTTGAGCGCACCGCCTTGTATGCCTACGAAAACGGTTTTCCCGTGATTACCAGCAGCCTAGGCATTTCGCGCTGGAAAAACATGAACCAAATCAACGATTGCGGCGTACGCGCCGCCGCCAAATACCCCGGTATCACCTATTGGGAATACAACTGGCGCAAAGGCGGCGGCAGCGCGCGCATGATTGAAATCAGCAAACGCGAACATTTTTACCAGCAAGAATACTGCGGTTGTGCCTATTCACTGCGCGACAGCAACGCCCACCGCCGCAGTCAAGGGCGCGAGCCCATCCGCATCGGCGAAAAATACTACGGCGATGATACCCAAGAAAGTTAA